The genomic DNA gaggaaagCTGGGGAGAAGGGGGGGATTCTGGGGAGTGCAACGGTCGGGGGGGAAGGAAAGAGTTGGGAGAAAGAGGAAAGCGGgggaaaagaagaaaagaaaagaaaagaaaagaaaagaaaagaaaagaaaagaaagaaaaagaaaggaaaaaagaaaaaaaaatattgaaaaggtTATTCAGGGGTATAattggaaaaaattataaaaaaaggttaaaaaacaaaaacaaatttagtaaagttaaaaaacaaaatagttaactttttagggtcatattatcaaatttcccttaaAAAACAAGACATATCCTCTAtgaaatatatctatatatatatatatatatatatatatattttgtaagcattattctttcttattcgtaatattatatttgacaCACATTTTGTATCTCAAAAAATCTTTAGTaacttcaaaaaataaattcttctaaacttttatgtattattatctacaaatttcttttatataaatattaaattaaacttataaaaaaattaatataatatttttatgtgataatattttacagatatattatttttatattatatcttaaatattttaattttttttatgtctacTGAAAtctaatttctaaatttttgaataatttttaatactAAAGAACCTATATTATATCTAGTTTTTGTTATTATGTGTATGATttcttataagttttttttatattaatattaagtttcctaactctattttttttcctCCCTTCTTATAATTAACTACATAAGAATTACAACAAGTTTGcaatttattttaagtataataaatattataatattcatatatttgattttgtacCTTTTAAAGAAGATATTTAGGTGTTGTCAATTATTGATATTGAGTCATATCAAGGAGTTCACGACTTTTCTacatcatattaaaaaaaatttattattattgaaattattaaataatttttttttaaaataataatttctttcaaaatttaaaaaattaatagttaattttttataatataaataaaaaaataagataaaatattttcccTCTTTAGAGTAATAAAGAAAACACGAGCCAACTTGTATTTGTTTTTTCGGATGAATAACTGCCGTTAGATTATAATAACATCTGACGGCTGCAGATGACCGAAAACACCTCCCGCCATAATTCTCCCGCCAAAATCGAAGTAGGGATTTAGAAGCAAAGGGGGGAAGAAAGGGCTTTCTTCCTATCCCACTATCTGCCGCTTACGAGCAAACGCAATCGCAAACGCAAAGAGAGAGATTGAGTCGTGCTGAGAAAGATGTCTGGATGGGACGAAGGTGCGATCTACTACAGCGACCAAGCGCAGTTCCCTCGCGGTGGAAATGGCGCCGCCGGCGATCCTGAGCAGAATGCAAGTCGCCATACTACTCTTAAGAAGTTCAAAGAGTTTATTCGAAGTTATGCTCGTAAAGATCAGCCAAATGTCTTCATCTACAGAGAAAATCTCGTGCAAAACCCTAAGTATCTCTTAGTTGACCTTGCCGATCTTCGTGAGTATGACAATCTCGATGAAAAACTACGCACTGCACCCGCTGATTACCTCCCTCTGGTATTATCTATATTCTCTAACGATTTCAGTTTCAATTTGCATTTGATGTTTATAATTCCATACGAATAATACTGAATGATAAATACATGTGTTCCGACAGTTTGAAACTGCGGCATCTGAAGTTCTTGCTAGCTTGAAATCCAGAGTTATGGGTGATACTGGAGAAATGGAGGAACCGTTAACTGGGGAAGTGCAAATCTTGTTGACATCCGCTGAAGATTCAGTTTCAATACGCTCTCTTGGGGTATATTAGTTAAGATTCCTTCCAGTTTTTTCAATTCAAGGATTATACTGAGAttgttttattttccatttttttttgcattgttgTGGCTGATGGTTAGTCGGATAACATATCGAAGCTGGTTAAGATATCAGGGATTACAATTGCTGCATCAAAGACTAAAGCAAAGGCAACTTATGTGTCTTTATTGTGTAAGAATTGTAAGAATGTGAAGATTGTTCCTTGTCGACCAGGCTTTGGAGGAGCAGTAATGCCAAGATCATGTGATCACATGCCCCAGGTCCTTACCCAATGCTTTTCAGTTTTCACAAACTATTGATCTGgattaaattataatgattcAACATAATGATGTGTATACAAAAAATTACAGCCTGGTGAAGAACCGTGTCCACTTGATCCATGGATAGTTGTTCCAGATAGAAGTAAGTATGTTGATCAGCAGACCCTAAAGTTACAGGAAAATCCTGAGGTTAGAATGTGTTTCATATCGCAATCTTTTATATAGTTCTATCTCATTTGTGATCATGCGAGTGAATAGTTGTTGTTTTTTGTACACTGAAGGATGTCCCTACTGGTGAGCTTCCAAGAAACATGCTTCTTTCTGTTGATCGACATCTTGTGCAAACAATTGTTCCTGGTACAAGATTGACTATAATGGGGATTAATAGCATCTTTCAAGCTAACAATACTTCGTAAGTTTCCATGGAAGTACACACAATTTGTTCTATgtttgtttcttctttcttaGATCTTTCTCCAACTTGTGCTTTGGTACAGACATAGAGGAGCAGTTGCAATTAGACAGCAATATATAAGGGTTGTTGGAATTGAAGATACCAATGAGGCTAATTCTCGATCTCCTTCAAACTTCACATCAGAAGAGGTATTGGAATTTATATGATCATTTGTTTGAATATTATTTACTGTGATTTTTCATCTCAAATTGTATTCACATTCTTGTCAGATTGAAGACTTCAAAAAATTTGCATCAGATGGAGATGCATATAAGAACATATGTTCCAAGATTGCTCCATCAATTTTTGGCCATGATGATGTTAAGAAGGCTGTGGCTTGTCTTTTATTTGGAGGATCAAGGAAGGTATGTCATGAACTATTTAATGTTTGTGAAGTCCTAAATGCAGTATGTTGAATAGAGCATCAAATCTGTTTTCTCCTTTCAGACACTTCCGGATGGTGTGAAGTTAAGAGGAGATATAAATGTCCTGCTCCTTGGAGATCCTTCAACTGCTAAATCTCAGGTTTATTAAATTTCTAACTTTGTCAAGAAACAGTACATTCTAGTGCTGCTATGGTCAATTAAGTCTCAATGTTCTGAATTGTTTATCATTTCGTGGTCTAGTTTCTGAAATTTGTTGAGAAGACAGCTCCAGTGGCTGTATACACTTCTGGGAAAGGTTCATCTGCTGCTGGACTTACTGCTTCTGTAATCCGGGATAACAGTACTGTaagtttatgaaatattttggtTTTCCCTGACTTTTATTGGGGATATATTATGTCCCTAATTATGTCATTTTAGCATTGAACTAAAACTATTTTCTGTTTTCATGTAGCGTGAATTTTACTTGGAAGGAGGAGCTATGGTTTTAGCAGATGGAGGAGTTGTCTGTATAGATGAATTTGACAAAATGAGACCAGAGGACAGGTAAGTAGCTGATAATGaatttccattttttttggCATATCATATTATTCTAATGTTTGCAACCATTTTGCATATGTTGATAGAGTTGCTATTCACGAAGCTATGGAACAGCAAACCATCTCCATTGCTAAGGCAGGAATAACGACTGTTCTCAATTCCAGAACCTCAGTGCTTGCAGCAGCTAATCCTCCATCTGGGCGCTATGATGATCTAAAGgtttaataatattgattttttttctttttcattatctGTTCTTTTTTGTCCTTGCTTAATGAACTTGAACATGTTTATTTTCAGACTGCCCAAGAGAATATTGACTTGCAGACAACAATTCTTTCTCGATTTGA from Impatiens glandulifera chromosome 9, dImpGla2.1, whole genome shotgun sequence includes the following:
- the LOC124914385 gene encoding DNA replication licensing factor MCM5 — its product is MSGWDEGAIYYSDQAQFPRGGNGAAGDPEQNASRHTTLKKFKEFIRSYARKDQPNVFIYRENLVQNPKYLLVDLADLREYDNLDEKLRTAPADYLPLFETAASEVLASLKSRVMGDTGEMEEPLTGEVQILLTSAEDSVSIRSLGSDNISKLVKISGITIAASKTKAKATYVSLLCKNCKNVKIVPCRPGFGGAVMPRSCDHMPQPGEEPCPLDPWIVVPDRSKYVDQQTLKLQENPEDVPTGELPRNMLLSVDRHLVQTIVPGTRLTIMGINSIFQANNTSHRGAVAIRQQYIRVVGIEDTNEANSRSPSNFTSEEIEDFKKFASDGDAYKNICSKIAPSIFGHDDVKKAVACLLFGGSRKTLPDGVKLRGDINVLLLGDPSTAKSQFLKFVEKTAPVAVYTSGKGSSAAGLTASVIRDNSTREFYLEGGAMVLADGGVVCIDEFDKMRPEDRVAIHEAMEQQTISIAKAGITTVLNSRTSVLAAANPPSGRYDDLKTAQENIDLQTTILSRFDQIFIVKDIRNINQDKNIANHVIRIHASAGANIGDRKPTKEDNWLKRYIQYCRAECHPRLSDSAATLLQESYVKIRQDMKRQANETGEAAAIPITVRQLEAIVRLSESIAKMSLSYVANDNHVMESIRLFNNSTMDAARSGIYQNINLTPEMSSEIKQAETQIRRRMGIGSHLSTRRLIDDLSRMGLNESIVRRALMIMHSREEIEFKRERRVVMRKA